A part of Periophthalmus magnuspinnatus isolate fPerMag1 chromosome 19, fPerMag1.2.pri, whole genome shotgun sequence genomic DNA contains:
- the chadlb gene encoding chondroadherin-like b, with protein sequence MLDRNRLEEIQPGAFSQLGFLNLLSLTHNQLVYMPNMVFQGLQNIKLLRLSHNSLNYLDTEAFAGLVTLTRLTLDNNELQFFPSETMTRLPEVTRLEMSHNPMTYLGEEAIAMPKLTHLFLDHMSLQDMSNSAVSKCPSLVHLDLSHNQLRVIQPFSPGTPSLARVNLAGNPVYCNCYLRPLREWAISSKVKLLGTCGGPAHLSGETIEGVYPSELRCQSHEAMLRAEYEEATRNTPPPTAEPENKFKCPANCVCQAEMHHSSCENRGLTKIPKGFDPTTRLLDLRGNHFHYLPSGSFPGVGQVVSLHLQRCKIVDIEEEAFSGMKGLVYLYLSENDLASISPGAFKGLPQLTYLYLEKNKFTVFPKAAFRLVPSLLALHLENNSISRLEPGLLTGVENLRSLYLTGNSIKHMAPRALEQATNLDTLHLGGNKLKDVPTEALRGLGSLRDLRLTGNPILWVGPNAFKPVERSLKELYLNKMGLERMSPDSLAGLGPGLRSFFLEGNLLEEVPDLRSFRSLEVINLADNPLMCDCPLLPLRIWIEKVNLKVRATCANPPEVKGRRVKDVHTFRACPGGESLPSRPTTTLQLSRTPKATKPKPPHLNRKRQVKMVKAKPKTNHKNQNSKSTKRR encoded by the exons ATGTTGGATCGGAATCGCCTAGAGGAGATCCAGCCCGGGGCCTTCTCTCAGCTGGGCTTCCTCAATCTGCTCTCCCTCACACACAACCAGCTGGTCTACATGCCAAACATGGTCTTTCAG GGTCTACAGAACATCAAGCTGCTGCGTCTGAGCCACAACTCTCTGAACTACCTGGACACAGAGGCGTTTGCTGGGCTCGTCACCCTCACACGACTTACTCTGGATAACAACGAGCTACAGTTCTTCCCCAGCGAGACCATGACCCG ACTTCCAGAAGTGACCCGCCTGGAGATGAGCCACAATCCTATGACATACTTGGGGGAGGAGGCCATCGCCATGCCCAAGCTCACCCACCTCTTCTTGGACCACATGTCTCTGCAGGACATGTCCAACAGCGCCGTGTCTAAGTGTCCCAGCCTCGTGCACCTGGACCTCAGCCACAACCAGCTGCGCGTCATTCAACCCTTCTCTCCTGGGACACCCAGCCTGGCCCGAGTCAACCTGGCAGGGAACCCCGTCTACTGCAACTGCTACCTGCGACCACTACG GGAGTGGGCCATCAGTAGTAAGGTGAAGCTGCTTGGCACATGTGGGGGCCCGGCTCATCTATCCGGGGAGACCATAGAGGGGGTCTACCCCTCAGAGCTGCGCTGTCAGAGCCACGAGGCCATGCTGAGGGCAGAGTACGAGGAGGCCACCAGGAACACCCCCCCTCCCACCGCAGAACCGGAGAACAAGTTTAAGTGTCCGGCTAACTGTGTTTGTCAG GCAGAGATGCACCACTCTTCATGTGAAAACCGCGGACTCACCAAAATCCCCAAAGGTTTCGACCCCACCACACGACTCCTGGACCTCAGGGGGAACCACTTCCACTACCTCCCCAGTGGCAGCTTCCCCGGGGTGGGCCAGGTGGTCTCTCTGCATCTGCAGCGTTGCAAAATTGTGGACATCGAGGAGGAGGCATTCAGCGGCATGAAGGGGCTTGTCTACCTGTATCTGTCAGAGAATGACCTCGCGTCGATCAGTCCGGGGGCTTTCAAAG GCTTGCCACAGCTGACCTACCTTTACCTAGAGAAGAACAAGTTCACCGTCTTCCCTAAAGCAGCCTTCAGATTGGTACCCAGTTTGTTGGCGCTTCACCTGGAGAACAACTCTATCAGCAGACTGGAGCCGGGCCTCCTCACTGGGGTGGAGAACCTCAGATCTCTGTACCTGACTGGGAACAGCATCAAGCACATGGCCCCACGAGCTCTGGAGCAAGCGACCAACCTGGACACTCTTCACCTGGGGGGGAACAAGCTGAAGGATGTGCCCACAGAAGCCCTGAGAGGACTAGGGAGCCTCAGGGACCTCCGGCTTACTGGAAATCCTATTCTGTGGGTGGGGCCCAACGCCTTCAAGCCTGTAGAGAGGTCACtgaaggagctgtacctgaatAAGATGGGGCTTGAAAGG ATGTCCCCAGACTCTCTGGCAGGACTCGGTCCAGGCCTGAGGAGTTTCTTTCTGGAAGGGAACCTTCTAGAGGAGGTGCCTGACCTTCGGTCCTTCAGGTCTCTGGAGGTCATCAACCTGGCTGACAACCCTCTTATGTGtgactgccccctgctgcctCTGCGCAT CTGGATTGAAAAGGTCAACCTGAAAGTACGTGCCACCTGTGCCAATCccccagaggtcaaaggtcgcaGGGTCAAAGATGTCCACACATTCAGAGCCTGTCCTGGTGGAGAGAGTCTTCCCTCTCGTCCGACAACCACCCTGCAGCTGTCCAGGACGCCCAAAGCTACAAAACCAAAGCCACCGCACCTCAACCGAAAGAGACAGGTGAAAATGGTCAAAGCCAAGCCCAAGACAAACCACAAGAATCAGAACTCGAAAAGCACCAAGAGACGCTGA